Proteins from a single region of Phalacrocorax carbo chromosome 25, bPhaCar2.1, whole genome shotgun sequence:
- the STAT3 gene encoding signal transducer and activator of transcription 3 isoform X3 — MAQWNQLQQLDTRYLEQLHQLYSDSFPMELRQFLAPWIESQDWAYAASKESHATLVFHNLLGEIDQQYSRFLQESNVLYQHNLRRIKQFLQSRYLEKPMEIARIVARCLWEESRLLQTAATAAQQGGQATHPTAAVVTEKQQMLEQHLQDVRKRVQDLEQKMKVVENLQDDFDFNYKTLKSQGDMQDLNGNNQSVTRQKMQQLEQMLTALDQMRRGIVSELAGLLSAMEYVQKMLADEELADWKRRQQIACIGGPPNICLDRLENWITSLAESQLQTRQQIKKLEELQQKVSYKGDPIVQHRPMLEERIVELFRNLMKSAFVVERQPCMPMHPDRPLVIKTGVQFTTKVRLLVKFPELNYQLKIKVCIDKDSGDVAALRGSRKFNILGTNTKVMNMEESNNGSLSAEFKHLTLREQRCGNGGRANCDASLIVTEELHLITFETEVYHQGLKIDLETHSLPVVVISNICQMPNAWASILWYNMLTNNPKNVNFFTKPPIGTWDQVAEVLSWQFSSTTKRGLSIEQLTTLAEKLLGPGVNYSGCQITWAKFCKENMAGKGFSFWVWLDNIIDLVKKYILALWNEGYIMGFISKERERAILSTKPPGTFLLRFSESSKEGGITFTWVEKDISGKTQIQSVEPYTKQQLNNMSFAEIIMGYKIMDATNILVSPLVYLYPDIPKEEAFGKYCRSESQEHSEATDSGSAAPYLKTKFICVTP, encoded by the exons ATGGCGCAGTGgaaccagctgcagcagctcgaCACGCGGTACCTGGAGCAGCTCCACCAGCTCTACAGCGACAGCTTTCCCATGGAGCTCCGGCAGTTCCTGGCCCCGTGGATTGAGAGCCAGGACTG GGCATATGCCGCCAGCAAGGAGTCGCACGCCACGCTGGTGTTCCACAACCTGCTGGGGGAGATCGACCAGCAGTACAGCCGCTTCCTGCAGGAGTCCAACGTCTTGTACCAGCACAACCTGCGGCGCATCAAGCAGTTCCTGCAG AGCAGATACTTGGAGAAGCCGATGGAAATAGCCCGCATCGTGGCTCGCTGCCTGTGGGAAGAGTCGCGGCTCCTCCAAACGGCTGCCACCGCAGCCCAG CAAGGGGGACAAGCAACACATCCAACAGCAGCTGTAgtgacagaaaagcagcagatgctgGAGCAGCATCTTCAGGATGTGAGGAAGAGGGTGCAG GATCTGGAGCAGAAGATGAAAGTGGTGGAGAATCTCCAGGATGACTTTGATTTTAACTACAAGACTTTGAAAAGCCAAGGAG ACATGCAGGATCTGAATGGAAACAATCAGTCAGTGACCCGgcagaaaatgcagcagctggaaCAGATGCTCACGGCGCTGGACCAAATGCGAAGG GGTATTGTGAGCGAGCTGGCTGGACTGTTGTCAGCCATGGAGTATGTGCAGAAGATGCTGGCAGATGAGGAACTGGCAGACTGGAAGAGACGGCAGCAGATTGCCTGCATTGGCGGCCCACCAAATATCTGCTTAGACCGGCTTGAGAACTG gataacctctcttgccGAATCACAGCTACAGACCCGGCAGCAGATTAAGAAGTTGGAAGAACTGCAGCAGAAAGTTTCCTACAAGGGTGACCCAATCGTCCAACACCGGCCCATGCTGGAGGAGCGGATTGTGGAGCTGTTCAGGAACCTGATGAAAAG CGCTTTTGTTGTGGAGAGGCAGCCCTGCATGCCCATGCACCCCGACCGGCCCCTGGTCATCAAAACCGGCGTGCAGTTCACCACCAAAGTCAG GTTGTTGGTCAAGTTTCCAGAGCTGAACTATCAGCTGAAAATTAAAGTCTGCATTGACAA GGACTCTGGGGATGTCGCAGCACTTCGGGG GTCCCGGAAGTTCAACATCCTGGGGACAAACACCAAGGTCATGAACATGGAGGAGTCAAACAATggcagcctctcagcagagtTCAAGCACCTG ACCCTGCGGGAGCAGCGGTGTGGTAACGGAGGCAGAGCCAACTGCGAT GCTTCGTTGATAGTCACCGAGGAGCTGCACCTCATCACCTTTGAGACAGAGGTGTATCACCAGGGGCTGAAGATCGACCTGGAG ACCCACTCGCTGCCTGTGGTGGTCATCTCCAACATCTGCCAGATGCCCAATGCCTGGGCGTCCATCCTGTGGTACAACATGCTGACCAACAACCCCAAG AACGTGAACTTCTTCACCAAGCCCCCCATCGGGACCTGGGACCAGGTGGCAGAGGTGCTGAGCTGGCAGTTCTCCTCCACCACCAAGCGTGGCCTCAGCATCGAGCAGCTGACAACGCTGGCAGAAAAACTTCTAG GGCCAGGTGTGAATTACTCTGGCTGTCAGATCACCTGGGCCAAGTTCTGCAAG GAGAACATGGCTGGCAAAGGCTTCTCTTTCTGGGTCTGGCTGGACAACATCATTGACTTAGTGAAAAAGTACATCCTGGCGCTGTGGAACGAAGG GTACATCATGGGGTTCATCAGCAAGGAGCGGGAGCGAGCCATCCTGAGCACCAAGCCTCCAGGAACCTTCCTGCTGCGGTTCAGCGAGAGCAGCAAGGAAGGTGGCATCACCTTCACGTGGGTGGAGAAGGACATCAGTG GGAAGACCCAGATCCAGTCTGTTGAGCCTTACACcaagcagcagctgaacaaCATGTCATTTGCGGAGATCATCATGGGCTACAAAATCATGGATGCCACCAACATCCTGGTGTCCCCCCTGGTGTACCTGTACCCAGACATCCCTAAGGAGGAGGCGTTTGGGAAGTACTGCCGCTCTGAGAGCCAGGAGCACTCTGAAGCTACTGACTCAGGTA GTGCTGCTCCGTATCTGAAGACCAAGTTCATCTGTGTCACCCCGTGA
- the STAT3 gene encoding signal transducer and activator of transcription 3 isoform X2, with product MAQWNQLQQLDTRYLEQLHQLYSDSFPMELRQFLAPWIESQDWAYAASKESHATLVFHNLLGEIDQQYSRFLQESNVLYQHNLRRIKQFLQSRYLEKPMEIARIVARCLWEESRLLQTAATAAQQGGQATHPTAAVVTEKQQMLEQHLQDVRKRVQDLEQKMKVVENLQDDFDFNYKTLKSQGDMQDLNGNNQSVTRQKMQQLEQMLTALDQMRRGIVSELAGLLSAMEYVQKMLADEELADWKRRQQIACIGGPPNICLDRLENWITSLAESQLQTRQQIKKLEELQQKVSYKGDPIVQHRPMLEERIVELFRNLMKSAFVVERQPCMPMHPDRPLVIKTGVQFTTKVRLLVKFPELNYQLKIKVCIDKDSGDVAALRGSRKFNILGTNTKVMNMEESNNGSLSAEFKHLTLREQRCGNGGRANCDASLIVTEELHLITFETEVYHQGLKIDLETHSLPVVVISNICQMPNAWASILWYNMLTNNPKNVNFFTKPPIGTWDQVAEVLSWQFSSTTKRGLSIEQLTTLAEKLLGPGVNYSGCQITWAKFCKENMAGKGFSFWVWLDNIIDLVKKYILALWNEGYIMGFISKERERAILSTKPPGTFLLRFSESSKEGGITFTWVEKDISGKTQIQSVEPYTKQQLNNMSFAEIIMGYKIMDATNILVSPLVYLYPDIPKEEAFGKYCRSESQEHSEATDSGAAPYLKTKFICVTPTSFSNTIDLPMSPRTLDSLMQFGTNSEGAEANAGGQFESLTFDMELTPECASSPM from the exons ATGGCGCAGTGgaaccagctgcagcagctcgaCACGCGGTACCTGGAGCAGCTCCACCAGCTCTACAGCGACAGCTTTCCCATGGAGCTCCGGCAGTTCCTGGCCCCGTGGATTGAGAGCCAGGACTG GGCATATGCCGCCAGCAAGGAGTCGCACGCCACGCTGGTGTTCCACAACCTGCTGGGGGAGATCGACCAGCAGTACAGCCGCTTCCTGCAGGAGTCCAACGTCTTGTACCAGCACAACCTGCGGCGCATCAAGCAGTTCCTGCAG AGCAGATACTTGGAGAAGCCGATGGAAATAGCCCGCATCGTGGCTCGCTGCCTGTGGGAAGAGTCGCGGCTCCTCCAAACGGCTGCCACCGCAGCCCAG CAAGGGGGACAAGCAACACATCCAACAGCAGCTGTAgtgacagaaaagcagcagatgctgGAGCAGCATCTTCAGGATGTGAGGAAGAGGGTGCAG GATCTGGAGCAGAAGATGAAAGTGGTGGAGAATCTCCAGGATGACTTTGATTTTAACTACAAGACTTTGAAAAGCCAAGGAG ACATGCAGGATCTGAATGGAAACAATCAGTCAGTGACCCGgcagaaaatgcagcagctggaaCAGATGCTCACGGCGCTGGACCAAATGCGAAGG GGTATTGTGAGCGAGCTGGCTGGACTGTTGTCAGCCATGGAGTATGTGCAGAAGATGCTGGCAGATGAGGAACTGGCAGACTGGAAGAGACGGCAGCAGATTGCCTGCATTGGCGGCCCACCAAATATCTGCTTAGACCGGCTTGAGAACTG gataacctctcttgccGAATCACAGCTACAGACCCGGCAGCAGATTAAGAAGTTGGAAGAACTGCAGCAGAAAGTTTCCTACAAGGGTGACCCAATCGTCCAACACCGGCCCATGCTGGAGGAGCGGATTGTGGAGCTGTTCAGGAACCTGATGAAAAG CGCTTTTGTTGTGGAGAGGCAGCCCTGCATGCCCATGCACCCCGACCGGCCCCTGGTCATCAAAACCGGCGTGCAGTTCACCACCAAAGTCAG GTTGTTGGTCAAGTTTCCAGAGCTGAACTATCAGCTGAAAATTAAAGTCTGCATTGACAA GGACTCTGGGGATGTCGCAGCACTTCGGGG GTCCCGGAAGTTCAACATCCTGGGGACAAACACCAAGGTCATGAACATGGAGGAGTCAAACAATggcagcctctcagcagagtTCAAGCACCTG ACCCTGCGGGAGCAGCGGTGTGGTAACGGAGGCAGAGCCAACTGCGAT GCTTCGTTGATAGTCACCGAGGAGCTGCACCTCATCACCTTTGAGACAGAGGTGTATCACCAGGGGCTGAAGATCGACCTGGAG ACCCACTCGCTGCCTGTGGTGGTCATCTCCAACATCTGCCAGATGCCCAATGCCTGGGCGTCCATCCTGTGGTACAACATGCTGACCAACAACCCCAAG AACGTGAACTTCTTCACCAAGCCCCCCATCGGGACCTGGGACCAGGTGGCAGAGGTGCTGAGCTGGCAGTTCTCCTCCACCACCAAGCGTGGCCTCAGCATCGAGCAGCTGACAACGCTGGCAGAAAAACTTCTAG GGCCAGGTGTGAATTACTCTGGCTGTCAGATCACCTGGGCCAAGTTCTGCAAG GAGAACATGGCTGGCAAAGGCTTCTCTTTCTGGGTCTGGCTGGACAACATCATTGACTTAGTGAAAAAGTACATCCTGGCGCTGTGGAACGAAGG GTACATCATGGGGTTCATCAGCAAGGAGCGGGAGCGAGCCATCCTGAGCACCAAGCCTCCAGGAACCTTCCTGCTGCGGTTCAGCGAGAGCAGCAAGGAAGGTGGCATCACCTTCACGTGGGTGGAGAAGGACATCAGTG GGAAGACCCAGATCCAGTCTGTTGAGCCTTACACcaagcagcagctgaacaaCATGTCATTTGCGGAGATCATCATGGGCTACAAAATCATGGATGCCACCAACATCCTGGTGTCCCCCCTGGTGTACCTGTACCCAGACATCCCTAAGGAGGAGGCGTTTGGGAAGTACTGCCGCTCTGAGAGCCAGGAGCACTCTGAAGCTACTGACTCAG GTGCTGCTCCGTATCTGAAGACCAAGTTCATCTGTGTCACCCC CACCTCCTTCAGCAACACCATCGACCTGCCCATGTCCCCGCGCACCCTGGACTCGCTCATGCAGTTTGGCACCAACAGCGAGGGAGCAGAGGCCAATGCAGGAGGGCAGTTTG AGTCACTGACCTTCGACATGGAGCTGACCCCGGAGTGTGCTTCTTCACCGATGTGA
- the STAT3 gene encoding signal transducer and activator of transcription 3 isoform X1, which translates to MAQWNQLQQLDTRYLEQLHQLYSDSFPMELRQFLAPWIESQDWAYAASKESHATLVFHNLLGEIDQQYSRFLQESNVLYQHNLRRIKQFLQSRYLEKPMEIARIVARCLWEESRLLQTAATAAQQGGQATHPTAAVVTEKQQMLEQHLQDVRKRVQDLEQKMKVVENLQDDFDFNYKTLKSQGDMQDLNGNNQSVTRQKMQQLEQMLTALDQMRRGIVSELAGLLSAMEYVQKMLADEELADWKRRQQIACIGGPPNICLDRLENWITSLAESQLQTRQQIKKLEELQQKVSYKGDPIVQHRPMLEERIVELFRNLMKSAFVVERQPCMPMHPDRPLVIKTGVQFTTKVRLLVKFPELNYQLKIKVCIDKDSGDVAALRGSRKFNILGTNTKVMNMEESNNGSLSAEFKHLTLREQRCGNGGRANCDASLIVTEELHLITFETEVYHQGLKIDLETHSLPVVVISNICQMPNAWASILWYNMLTNNPKNVNFFTKPPIGTWDQVAEVLSWQFSSTTKRGLSIEQLTTLAEKLLGPGVNYSGCQITWAKFCKENMAGKGFSFWVWLDNIIDLVKKYILALWNEGYIMGFISKERERAILSTKPPGTFLLRFSESSKEGGITFTWVEKDISGKTQIQSVEPYTKQQLNNMSFAEIIMGYKIMDATNILVSPLVYLYPDIPKEEAFGKYCRSESQEHSEATDSGSAAPYLKTKFICVTPTSFSNTIDLPMSPRTLDSLMQFGTNSEGAEANAGGQFESLTFDMELTPECASSPM; encoded by the exons ATGGCGCAGTGgaaccagctgcagcagctcgaCACGCGGTACCTGGAGCAGCTCCACCAGCTCTACAGCGACAGCTTTCCCATGGAGCTCCGGCAGTTCCTGGCCCCGTGGATTGAGAGCCAGGACTG GGCATATGCCGCCAGCAAGGAGTCGCACGCCACGCTGGTGTTCCACAACCTGCTGGGGGAGATCGACCAGCAGTACAGCCGCTTCCTGCAGGAGTCCAACGTCTTGTACCAGCACAACCTGCGGCGCATCAAGCAGTTCCTGCAG AGCAGATACTTGGAGAAGCCGATGGAAATAGCCCGCATCGTGGCTCGCTGCCTGTGGGAAGAGTCGCGGCTCCTCCAAACGGCTGCCACCGCAGCCCAG CAAGGGGGACAAGCAACACATCCAACAGCAGCTGTAgtgacagaaaagcagcagatgctgGAGCAGCATCTTCAGGATGTGAGGAAGAGGGTGCAG GATCTGGAGCAGAAGATGAAAGTGGTGGAGAATCTCCAGGATGACTTTGATTTTAACTACAAGACTTTGAAAAGCCAAGGAG ACATGCAGGATCTGAATGGAAACAATCAGTCAGTGACCCGgcagaaaatgcagcagctggaaCAGATGCTCACGGCGCTGGACCAAATGCGAAGG GGTATTGTGAGCGAGCTGGCTGGACTGTTGTCAGCCATGGAGTATGTGCAGAAGATGCTGGCAGATGAGGAACTGGCAGACTGGAAGAGACGGCAGCAGATTGCCTGCATTGGCGGCCCACCAAATATCTGCTTAGACCGGCTTGAGAACTG gataacctctcttgccGAATCACAGCTACAGACCCGGCAGCAGATTAAGAAGTTGGAAGAACTGCAGCAGAAAGTTTCCTACAAGGGTGACCCAATCGTCCAACACCGGCCCATGCTGGAGGAGCGGATTGTGGAGCTGTTCAGGAACCTGATGAAAAG CGCTTTTGTTGTGGAGAGGCAGCCCTGCATGCCCATGCACCCCGACCGGCCCCTGGTCATCAAAACCGGCGTGCAGTTCACCACCAAAGTCAG GTTGTTGGTCAAGTTTCCAGAGCTGAACTATCAGCTGAAAATTAAAGTCTGCATTGACAA GGACTCTGGGGATGTCGCAGCACTTCGGGG GTCCCGGAAGTTCAACATCCTGGGGACAAACACCAAGGTCATGAACATGGAGGAGTCAAACAATggcagcctctcagcagagtTCAAGCACCTG ACCCTGCGGGAGCAGCGGTGTGGTAACGGAGGCAGAGCCAACTGCGAT GCTTCGTTGATAGTCACCGAGGAGCTGCACCTCATCACCTTTGAGACAGAGGTGTATCACCAGGGGCTGAAGATCGACCTGGAG ACCCACTCGCTGCCTGTGGTGGTCATCTCCAACATCTGCCAGATGCCCAATGCCTGGGCGTCCATCCTGTGGTACAACATGCTGACCAACAACCCCAAG AACGTGAACTTCTTCACCAAGCCCCCCATCGGGACCTGGGACCAGGTGGCAGAGGTGCTGAGCTGGCAGTTCTCCTCCACCACCAAGCGTGGCCTCAGCATCGAGCAGCTGACAACGCTGGCAGAAAAACTTCTAG GGCCAGGTGTGAATTACTCTGGCTGTCAGATCACCTGGGCCAAGTTCTGCAAG GAGAACATGGCTGGCAAAGGCTTCTCTTTCTGGGTCTGGCTGGACAACATCATTGACTTAGTGAAAAAGTACATCCTGGCGCTGTGGAACGAAGG GTACATCATGGGGTTCATCAGCAAGGAGCGGGAGCGAGCCATCCTGAGCACCAAGCCTCCAGGAACCTTCCTGCTGCGGTTCAGCGAGAGCAGCAAGGAAGGTGGCATCACCTTCACGTGGGTGGAGAAGGACATCAGTG GGAAGACCCAGATCCAGTCTGTTGAGCCTTACACcaagcagcagctgaacaaCATGTCATTTGCGGAGATCATCATGGGCTACAAAATCATGGATGCCACCAACATCCTGGTGTCCCCCCTGGTGTACCTGTACCCAGACATCCCTAAGGAGGAGGCGTTTGGGAAGTACTGCCGCTCTGAGAGCCAGGAGCACTCTGAAGCTACTGACTCAGGTA GTGCTGCTCCGTATCTGAAGACCAAGTTCATCTGTGTCACCCC CACCTCCTTCAGCAACACCATCGACCTGCCCATGTCCCCGCGCACCCTGGACTCGCTCATGCAGTTTGGCACCAACAGCGAGGGAGCAGAGGCCAATGCAGGAGGGCAGTTTG AGTCACTGACCTTCGACATGGAGCTGACCCCGGAGTGTGCTTCTTCACCGATGTGA